One genomic region from uncultured Cohaesibacter sp. encodes:
- a CDS encoding TRAP transporter substrate-binding protein, protein MDRRDFLKKASLVSGGAAASTLAAPAYAQGKRTLKMVTSWPKNFPGLGTGAQRLADNITAMTDGRLTVKVYSAGELVPAFEAYDAVMTGTADMYHASEYNFVGKSKSLAFFTTVPMGMTATEFDAWIHHQGGQELWDELAASFNVKSFPAGNTGAQMGGWFNKEIKTLDDIKGLKMRMPGMGGEVLRRLGASAVSLPGGEIFQALQSGAIDATEFVGPWNDLALGFYKTTKFYYYPGFHEPSGGISVGVNLDVFNDFSKADQAMLRTACIAENNILSSEYNAHNGAALEQLVNKHGVVLKKFPDDVFDAIGKVCEEVVAEFGAQDELSGRIYESYLAARKNVGDWMRITERPFLDGRDRVLG, encoded by the coding sequence ATGGATCGTCGCGATTTCTTGAAAAAAGCCAGCCTCGTGTCTGGTGGTGCCGCTGCAAGCACGCTTGCAGCTCCAGCTTACGCTCAGGGTAAGCGCACATTGAAAATGGTAACCAGCTGGCCGAAAAACTTTCCTGGCCTTGGCACCGGTGCTCAGCGTTTGGCTGACAACATCACTGCCATGACCGACGGCCGCCTGACCGTTAAAGTTTACAGCGCTGGCGAATTGGTGCCTGCTTTTGAAGCTTACGATGCCGTGATGACCGGCACCGCCGACATGTATCATGCATCCGAATATAACTTCGTTGGCAAAAGCAAGTCTCTGGCTTTCTTTACCACCGTGCCAATGGGGATGACGGCAACCGAGTTTGACGCATGGATTCACCATCAGGGTGGTCAGGAACTCTGGGACGAACTGGCAGCATCATTCAATGTCAAATCCTTCCCTGCTGGCAACACCGGTGCTCAGATGGGCGGTTGGTTCAACAAGGAAATCAAGACACTTGACGATATCAAGGGCCTGAAAATGCGTATGCCGGGCATGGGTGGTGAAGTGCTGCGTCGTCTTGGTGCATCCGCCGTTTCCCTGCCGGGTGGCGAAATCTTCCAGGCTCTGCAGTCCGGCGCGATCGATGCGACCGAATTTGTTGGCCCTTGGAACGATCTGGCTCTGGGCTTCTACAAGACCACGAAATTCTACTACTATCCTGGCTTCCATGAGCCAAGTGGCGGTATTTCCGTCGGCGTCAACCTGGATGTCTTCAACGATTTCTCGAAAGCCGATCAGGCCATGTTGAGAACGGCTTGTATTGCAGAAAACAACATCTTGTCTTCTGAATATAACGCTCATAACGGTGCCGCTCTTGAGCAGTTGGTCAACAAACATGGCGTTGTGCTCAAAAAGTTCCCGGATGACGTTTTCGACGCGATCGGCAAGGTTTGCGAAGAAGTGGTTGCTGAATTCGGCGCTCAGGATGAATTGTCCGGCCGTATTTACGAAAGCTATCTGGCTGCCCGCAAGAATGTTGGCGATTGGATGCGTATTACCGAGCGTCCGTTCCTGGATGGTCGTGACCGCGTTCTTGGCTAA
- a CDS encoding cache domain-containing protein: MSKKQPQNIPNANGKLAFKLKILLIAILPIILVSGLTGWMIHIEANRLISKEVKLVESRILSVRRQELENYTSLALTAIRHIYAENDKETPQAREAVRQILHNLNYGQDGYFFAYDRAGTNLVNAPDPRLLGQNLWYKRDGLGHFFLQELMKKAVHGGGYYTFKWPKPSTGIDTLKLGYATFLPDWGWMIGTGAYLDDIKQELSALSNDMRTTARHTEFTFLIMSLLIIGITALSIAALHFNEHKLADEKLKALTQRIIDVQEEERKRVSNDLHDGLNQLLVSIRHRLELAMEQISKPTVAQPLMKKSLAILDTSIADVRRISKALHPSALANIGLSEAIRELGQDFEDSTQIKTNVIASRVDFLLTEAAKIALFRITQEALTNVVRHTDAKRIQILLCTEQRIKGKKAIMLSIEDDGTSFTDPSSLTTDSGLGLRNMFERVESHGGTLTFTKGELGGLKITIKIPQA, translated from the coding sequence ATGAGCAAGAAACAACCACAAAACATCCCGAATGCCAACGGAAAATTAGCATTTAAGCTCAAAATTTTACTGATTGCTATCTTGCCCATCATTTTGGTGTCAGGACTGACAGGGTGGATGATCCACATTGAGGCAAATCGCCTCATCTCAAAAGAAGTAAAGTTGGTTGAGAGCCGAATCCTATCGGTCCGTCGTCAGGAGCTGGAAAACTACACTTCGCTCGCCTTGACAGCCATTCGCCACATATATGCAGAAAATGACAAAGAGACGCCGCAAGCCCGTGAGGCAGTTCGACAGATATTGCACAATCTCAATTACGGACAAGACGGCTACTTTTTCGCCTATGATCGCGCTGGCACCAATCTGGTCAATGCCCCCGATCCGCGTCTATTGGGGCAAAATCTTTGGTATAAACGTGACGGTCTGGGGCACTTCTTTCTTCAGGAACTCATGAAGAAAGCCGTTCATGGCGGCGGCTACTATACCTTTAAATGGCCTAAGCCATCGACGGGAATTGACACCCTCAAGCTGGGTTACGCAACTTTCCTGCCGGATTGGGGCTGGATGATTGGAACGGGCGCCTATCTGGACGATATCAAGCAGGAACTTTCAGCGCTGAGCAATGACATGCGAACGACAGCACGCCATACGGAATTTACGTTCCTGATCATGTCCTTGCTGATTATCGGCATCACAGCCCTATCTATCGCAGCGTTGCATTTCAACGAACATAAGCTGGCAGATGAGAAGCTCAAGGCTCTGACCCAGCGGATCATTGATGTGCAGGAGGAAGAACGCAAGCGCGTATCAAATGACCTGCATGATGGTCTCAACCAACTGTTGGTCAGCATCAGGCATCGGCTTGAGCTGGCCATGGAGCAGATATCAAAGCCCACAGTAGCCCAGCCACTCATGAAAAAGAGCCTCGCGATACTGGATACATCCATCGCCGATGTCCGCAGAATCTCAAAGGCACTTCACCCGTCGGCCCTGGCCAATATCGGCCTGAGCGAAGCCATCAGGGAGTTGGGACAGGATTTTGAAGACAGTACGCAGATCAAGACCAACGTCATCGCAAGCCGCGTTGATTTCCTGCTCACTGAAGCGGCAAAAATAGCCTTGTTCAGAATTACCCAAGAAGCGCTTACCAATGTTGTTCGCCATACAGATGCAAAACGGATTCAGATCTTGCTGTGCACAGAACAAAGGATAAAAGGGAAAAAGGCCATCATGCTGTCGATTGAAGATGATGGTACGAGCTTCACAGACCCCAGCTCACTGACCACAGATTCAGGCCTCGGCCTGCGCAATATGTTCGAGCGGGTTGAAAGCCATGGAGGTACACTTACATTTACAAAAGGAGAGTTGGGTGGATTGAAAATCACGATCAAGATACCACAAGCTTAA
- a CDS encoding response regulator transcription factor, with translation MKEKTRIVIADDHALVRDGIRARLELEESIEIVAEAEDGFQAIEKARNFQPDILMLDISMPKCNGLEAAEQIHTVSPSSRILFLSMHDNPEYVRAAVKSGASGFLLKDIGAIDMVKAIQTISQGGYYFSKNISVDALKPSEEKPANPFNLTEREIEVLRGIALGKANKEIAGDLGIGVRTVESHRQRMRDKLGGGNAAQLTHMAMELGLVDKSASSTLTP, from the coding sequence ATGAAAGAAAAAACTCGTATAGTCATTGCTGATGACCATGCTCTGGTTAGAGACGGCATTCGTGCACGTCTGGAGCTTGAAGAGTCTATCGAAATCGTCGCTGAGGCCGAAGATGGTTTTCAGGCGATCGAAAAAGCACGGAATTTTCAACCAGACATCCTGATGCTCGACATTTCCATGCCCAAATGCAACGGCCTGGAAGCGGCGGAACAGATCCATACTGTATCGCCAAGCAGTCGCATTCTCTTCCTGTCGATGCATGACAATCCCGAATATGTGCGCGCTGCGGTCAAATCTGGTGCTTCGGGCTTCCTGCTCAAGGATATCGGAGCCATCGACATGGTGAAAGCGATCCAGACCATTTCGCAAGGAGGATATTATTTTTCCAAGAATATCTCCGTTGACGCCCTCAAGCCATCCGAGGAAAAACCGGCCAATCCCTTCAATCTGACAGAAAGGGAAATTGAGGTCCTCAGGGGTATCGCCTTGGGTAAGGCCAACAAGGAGATCGCGGGCGATCTTGGCATCGGCGTCAGAACCGTTGAAAGCCACAGACAGCGCATGCGTGATAAGCTCGGCGGAGGCAATGCGGCCCAATTGACCCATATGGCCATGGAGCTCGGGCTGGTCGACAAATCGGCATCGAGTACACTGACACCCTGA
- a CDS encoding nickel/cobalt transporter — translation MRLTNGPYGFVWRRPFAVLLLAALTVLTLWAFHPVSVQAAPSPFGVALPDTTGPMATSGIWGEIQRWILARQSDFYMALKDAVKLVRTSWPALFLLLGLSMAYGLFHAAGPGHGKVVLTTYLFASGASARKGAILALVAAMVQASVAVLLIGIAAVLLNLTSIVITQTAQLFEMASYAMFVVLGGWLILRALRSARHEWGRLKGGGLGSGHDVHDHEHHHHHHGEACSCGHSHAAPLDVIEQAKGMRGMSLAVISMGLRPCSGALIVLVFALSQKVFWAGVLSAYAMGLGTGLTVAALALIAVYARSFSQMLANMGLSSKALDWFGVIILFLAGIIVLMFGGILLLANLY, via the coding sequence ATGCGATTGACAAACGGGCCTTATGGCTTTGTATGGCGAAGGCCTTTTGCAGTCTTGCTTCTTGCTGCCCTGACGGTTTTGACGCTTTGGGCTTTCCACCCTGTTTCGGTTCAGGCTGCTCCCTCTCCTTTTGGTGTTGCCTTGCCCGATACAACCGGTCCGATGGCGACCTCAGGTATTTGGGGGGAAATCCAGCGCTGGATATTGGCGCGGCAGTCTGATTTCTACATGGCGCTCAAGGATGCGGTGAAGCTGGTGCGCACGAGCTGGCCCGCTCTGTTTTTGCTGCTCGGGCTTTCCATGGCCTATGGGCTTTTTCATGCGGCAGGGCCGGGGCATGGGAAGGTGGTTCTGACAACCTATCTGTTTGCCAGTGGCGCCTCGGCGCGCAAAGGGGCCATTCTGGCTCTGGTGGCGGCAATGGTGCAGGCCAGCGTGGCTGTTCTGTTGATCGGCATCGCTGCGGTTCTGCTTAACCTTACCTCCATCGTCATTACCCAAACCGCGCAATTGTTTGAGATGGCTTCCTACGCCATGTTTGTGGTGCTTGGGGGCTGGCTTATTTTGCGCGCCTTACGGTCAGCCAGACATGAGTGGGGGCGTTTGAAGGGGGGCGGGCTTGGCTCTGGGCATGATGTGCATGATCACGAACACCATCATCATCATCATGGTGAGGCATGCAGCTGTGGCCACAGTCATGCAGCTCCTCTGGATGTGATCGAGCAGGCCAAAGGCATGCGAGGCATGTCGCTGGCTGTCATTTCCATGGGGCTGCGTCCATGCTCGGGCGCGCTGATTGTTCTGGTCTTTGCCTTGTCGCAGAAGGTTTTCTGGGCTGGTGTGCTCTCTGCCTATGCGATGGGGTTGGGAACAGGCTTAACGGTGGCGGCCTTAGCCCTGATTGCCGTTTATGCGCGATCTTTCTCCCAGATGCTTGCCAATATGGGGCTTTCTAGCAAAGCTTTGGATTGGTTCGGCGTGATCATTCTGTTTCTCGCCGGTATCATCGTGCTGATGTTCGGCGGCATTCTGCTGCTTGCAAATCTATATTAG
- a CDS encoding DUF1007 family protein: MPFRPWFFYAALFVSCGLYSAAQAHPHVWVSVQSDLVMDGAKIKAINHRWTFDEAFSAFASQGLDENEDGVLSREELQPLAQVNVESLSEYGYFSELYEKGALNSSKESPFGEPTNYWLSTKGDQLELHFTLPVVADIDTHKEAVLDIYDPSFFVDFEFADKDPVKIIGMPNSCHARLQLPKGLDDDIANQLAAIPADQREIPSDLMQFTVVMANQVFLKCD; this comes from the coding sequence ATGCCTTTCCGCCCTTGGTTTTTTTATGCCGCTCTTTTTGTGTCATGCGGCCTTTATTCAGCTGCGCAGGCGCACCCCCATGTCTGGGTGAGTGTTCAGAGCGATCTTGTGATGGATGGGGCCAAGATAAAAGCTATCAATCATCGCTGGACTTTTGACGAAGCTTTCAGTGCGTTTGCGAGTCAGGGACTGGATGAAAATGAAGATGGTGTGCTATCGCGTGAAGAGTTGCAGCCGCTGGCGCAAGTGAATGTGGAATCCTTGTCCGAGTATGGCTATTTCTCAGAGTTGTACGAAAAGGGAGCGCTCAATAGCAGCAAGGAATCGCCCTTTGGCGAACCAACCAACTATTGGCTTTCGACAAAAGGTGACCAACTTGAATTACATTTCACCTTGCCTGTGGTCGCCGATATTGACACCCATAAAGAGGCTGTTTTGGATATTTATGATCCCAGCTTCTTTGTAGATTTCGAATTTGCCGACAAAGATCCAGTGAAGATAATTGGCATGCCCAATAGTTGTCACGCGCGTTTGCAGCTTCCCAAGGGGCTGGATGATGATATTGCAAATCAGTTGGCAGCAATTCCTGCGGATCAAAGAGAGATCCCGTCTGATCTGATGCAATTTACAGTGGTTATGGCCAATCAGGTATTTTTGAAATGCGATTGA
- a CDS encoding heavy metal translocating P-type ATPase: MSETVLSSPRDAAQAASDTLVFDVSGMHCAACSARVERVLNAKPGIEAHVNLALERADVSVSGGQSADDIKAMIEKTGFGASLRQGSLSERQAQAEEVDEGREREERHSFYLFLFSALLTLPLVAPMVAHWFGAAWHMPPFVQLVLAAVVQVVVGARFYRGAASALSSGAANMDVLVAMGTSAAFLFSLYQIFALGENAVGHLYFEASAAILTLIVFGKWLEGRARRSAADALRALMGLRPREARLVSGDGAGDQMVPIEQVKTGDHVRVLPGEVVPVDGLILEGRSEFDEALLSGESEPVLREEGEKVISGAVNGAGAVVLDVVALGDDTVLARIIRLVDQAQTGKAKMQNLADRISAVFVPVVIGLALLTFIVWLAMGGGFEAAVVAAVSVLVIACPCALGLATPTALVAGTGAAAKSGVLIRDIDVLEVAGKVTHVVFDKTGTLTEGKPSLVGINMLGASRDEAELVGAVAAVQSGSEHPLAKACVDAAKERGARMPQARGVTAHVGEGVEGTIDGKTVLIGTRAFLDRNGVDLGASEDAFTGMEQEGLSVSAVAMDGALVALLGFRDEVRAESRGAIEALKARGLKTVLLSGDAPETVRRVGEALGLDDVKGGVTPKQKLDYLTDLQQEGHVVAMVGDGLNDAPALAQADVGIAMGSGTDVAIGAAAITLMRVDVGLVGAAFEIARHTYRKIWQNLFWAFVYNVIGIPLAALGLLNPAIAGAAMAFSSVSVVSNALLLRRWKA; encoded by the coding sequence ATGTCTGAAACGGTTCTTTCTTCCCCAAGGGATGCTGCGCAAGCGGCGTCCGATACGCTTGTTTTCGATGTCAGCGGCATGCATTGCGCTGCCTGTTCGGCCCGTGTCGAACGGGTGTTGAACGCTAAGCCCGGCATTGAGGCGCATGTGAATCTGGCACTGGAACGCGCCGATGTCTCTGTGAGTGGTGGCCAGAGCGCTGATGACATCAAGGCGATGATCGAGAAAACCGGCTTCGGGGCCAGCCTCCGGCAAGGTAGTCTGTCTGAACGACAGGCGCAGGCCGAAGAGGTGGATGAAGGGCGCGAACGGGAAGAACGGCACTCTTTTTATCTTTTCCTTTTCTCCGCCCTTCTCACGTTGCCGCTCGTCGCACCCATGGTTGCTCACTGGTTTGGCGCGGCCTGGCACATGCCGCCATTTGTGCAGCTTGTGTTGGCTGCCGTCGTGCAGGTGGTTGTCGGGGCGCGCTTTTATCGTGGTGCGGCCAGTGCGCTTTCCAGTGGTGCTGCCAATATGGATGTGCTGGTCGCCATGGGCACCAGTGCGGCCTTTCTCTTCTCGCTTTATCAGATTTTTGCGCTTGGTGAAAATGCGGTCGGGCATCTCTATTTTGAAGCCTCGGCGGCTATCCTGACGCTGATCGTGTTTGGCAAATGGCTTGAAGGGCGAGCACGGCGCAGCGCTGCCGATGCTCTGCGTGCGCTCATGGGGCTGCGTCCGCGCGAGGCACGTCTGGTGTCTGGTGACGGAGCCGGTGATCAGATGGTGCCGATTGAGCAGGTCAAAACAGGGGATCACGTGCGTGTGTTGCCCGGTGAGGTGGTTCCCGTTGATGGACTGATCCTTGAGGGCCGTAGCGAATTTGATGAAGCCCTGCTTTCTGGCGAAAGCGAGCCGGTGTTGCGCGAAGAGGGCGAGAAGGTCATCTCCGGCGCGGTGAATGGTGCGGGGGCCGTGGTGCTGGATGTGGTCGCGCTTGGCGATGATACGGTGCTGGCGCGCATCATTCGTCTGGTTGATCAGGCCCAGACCGGCAAGGCCAAGATGCAGAATCTGGCGGACCGGATTTCGGCCGTGTTCGTTCCGGTTGTGATCGGGCTGGCGCTGCTCACCTTCATCGTCTGGCTTGCCATGGGCGGAGGCTTCGAGGCGGCGGTTGTGGCTGCCGTATCAGTTCTCGTGATCGCCTGCCCCTGTGCGCTTGGTCTGGCGACACCTACGGCGCTGGTCGCCGGAACGGGAGCGGCCGCCAAAAGCGGTGTGTTGATCCGCGATATCGATGTGCTCGAAGTGGCCGGCAAGGTGACCCATGTGGTGTTTGACAAAACCGGAACGCTGACTGAGGGCAAGCCAAGTCTGGTGGGCATCAATATGCTTGGTGCATCCAGGGATGAAGCCGAGCTTGTGGGGGCTGTTGCAGCCGTGCAATCGGGCAGTGAGCATCCGTTGGCCAAGGCCTGCGTTGATGCCGCCAAGGAAAGAGGCGCCCGTATGCCGCAGGCAAGAGGTGTGACGGCCCATGTGGGTGAAGGTGTTGAAGGAACAATTGACGGGAAAACCGTTCTGATCGGGACGCGCGCCTTTCTAGACCGGAATGGCGTTGATCTTGGCGCCTCTGAAGATGCTTTTACCGGGATGGAACAGGAGGGGCTATCGGTCTCGGCGGTCGCCATGGATGGAGCTCTGGTTGCTCTGCTCGGGTTCCGCGATGAGGTGCGCGCTGAATCAAGAGGGGCGATAGAAGCGTTGAAGGCGCGTGGTCTGAAAACGGTTCTACTCTCTGGCGATGCGCCCGAAACGGTGCGTCGGGTAGGCGAGGCGCTTGGTCTTGATGATGTCAAAGGTGGCGTAACGCCAAAGCAGAAGCTTGATTATCTGACGGACCTGCAACAAGAGGGGCATGTGGTTGCCATGGTCGGGGATGGTCTTAACGATGCTCCGGCACTGGCTCAGGCTGATGTTGGTATCGCCATGGGCTCGGGCACCGATGTCGCCATTGGCGCGGCGGCCATTACGCTTATGCGCGTGGATGTCGGGCTGGTTGGTGCCGCCTTTGAAATCGCGCGCCATACCTATCGCAAGATATGGCAGAATCTGTTCTGGGCCTTTGTCTATAACGTCATCGGCATTCCGTTGGCCGCTTTGGGCTTGCTCAACCCGGCGATTGCGGGCGCTGCCATGGCCTTCAGTTCGGTGTCGGTGGTCTCCAACGCCCTGTTGCTAAGGCGCTGGAAAGCGTAA
- a CDS encoding creatininase family protein translates to MIKALWREMGRDDFADPALADAVAVLPIAAIEQHGPHLPTGTDAILAEGYIEAVLAEKPDDLPIIFLPVQQVGWSEEHLDGAGTLTSSWKHLLPLWTDICLSVKRAGVKRLIIINSHGGNVPLMDILIQDLRVHHGMVVSATNWLRLGYPEGLFEPDEIAYGIHGGDVETSMMLALRPDLVCLDEAGVFPSRQQEMAEGNEHLRFYGRKQLGWMVTDLNEAGVVGDAARANAEKGRTLIEYIAGQFVSYAREVVKVAPFSS, encoded by the coding sequence ATGATCAAAGCTTTGTGGCGCGAAATGGGGCGCGATGATTTCGCCGATCCGGCGTTGGCCGATGCGGTGGCCGTGCTTCCCATTGCCGCAATTGAACAGCATGGTCCGCATTTGCCTACCGGTACGGATGCGATTTTGGCTGAGGGCTATATCGAGGCGGTTCTTGCGGAAAAGCCTGATGATCTGCCGATCATATTCCTGCCCGTGCAACAGGTAGGCTGGTCCGAGGAGCATCTGGATGGGGCTGGCACCCTGACGTCGAGCTGGAAGCATCTGCTCCCACTCTGGACGGACATTTGCCTTTCCGTGAAGAGGGCCGGTGTCAAGCGGCTCATCATCATCAACAGCCACGGCGGCAATGTGCCTTTGATGGATATTCTCATTCAGGATCTGCGTGTGCATCATGGCATGGTGGTTTCAGCCACCAACTGGCTGCGGCTGGGCTATCCAGAAGGGCTGTTCGAGCCGGACGAGATCGCCTATGGCATTCATGGTGGCGATGTGGAAACCTCCATGATGCTGGCCCTACGGCCTGATCTGGTTTGCCTTGATGAGGCTGGGGTGTTTCCATCGCGCCAGCAAGAGATGGCAGAAGGCAACGAGCATCTGCGCTTTTACGGTCGTAAGCAGTTGGGCTGGATGGTGACGGATCTGAATGAAGCCGGTGTTGTGGGTGATGCTGCTCGAGCAAATGCTGAGAAGGGTAGAACACTCATAGAGTATATTGCAGGGCAGTTTGTTTCCTATGCCAGAGAGGTTGTGAAAGTGGCGCCTTTCAGCTCTTGA
- a CDS encoding pyridoxal phosphate-dependent aminotransferase has protein sequence MLHPVDNFLNLGDENAFAVLARANQLAAEGKDIINLGIGQPDFKTPDHIVEAAIEALRAGEHGYTPAVGIPRLREVVAEDLKAHHGADISPDRIMIMPGGKVTMYMAITLFGKPGVDILYPDPGFPIYRSMIEFTGARPIPVPLREENGFAFSADELLSLITKDTRLIIVNSPSNPTGGVTPKGEIDKLVKGLADWPDVAIMSDEIYSRMTFDGLEHQSLTSYPELEDRLILLNGWSKTYAMTGWRLGFSVWPESLYDHVRKLAVNSYSCVNSAAQFAGIAAITGPQNAADAMMVEFDTRRKAVVAALNELPNVSCVMPKGAFYAFPNVTQTGFKAKELSSRLLEEAGVATIGGPDFGVYGEGYIRLSYANSLENILKAVERMGAFLEKNRP, from the coding sequence ATGCTCCACCCCGTCGACAATTTCCTCAATCTCGGTGACGAAAATGCCTTTGCCGTGCTCGCCCGCGCCAATCAGTTGGCAGCCGAGGGCAAAGACATCATCAATCTCGGCATCGGGCAACCGGATTTCAAAACCCCCGACCATATTGTCGAAGCCGCCATTGAGGCGTTGAGGGCCGGAGAGCACGGCTATACCCCTGCCGTTGGCATTCCACGCCTCAGAGAGGTGGTGGCCGAAGATCTCAAGGCGCACCATGGCGCTGATATTTCGCCAGACCGCATCATGATCATGCCCGGCGGCAAGGTCACCATGTATATGGCCATCACCCTGTTCGGAAAACCCGGCGTTGATATTCTCTACCCCGACCCGGGCTTTCCCATCTATCGCTCTATGATCGAATTCACCGGAGCCCGGCCCATTCCCGTACCGTTGCGCGAGGAAAACGGCTTTGCCTTCTCGGCCGATGAATTGCTGTCTCTGATCACCAAAGATACCCGCCTCATCATCGTCAACAGTCCGTCCAACCCGACAGGTGGCGTCACGCCCAAAGGCGAGATCGACAAACTGGTCAAGGGCCTCGCCGATTGGCCGGACGTGGCCATCATGTCCGATGAAATCTATTCACGCATGACCTTTGATGGCCTTGAGCACCAGAGCCTCACCTCCTATCCTGAACTGGAAGACAGGCTGATCCTGCTCAATGGCTGGTCCAAGACCTATGCCATGACAGGGTGGCGGTTGGGCTTCTCGGTCTGGCCCGAGAGCCTTTATGATCATGTCCGCAAGCTGGCAGTCAATTCCTATTCCTGCGTCAACTCCGCCGCCCAGTTCGCAGGTATCGCCGCCATAACCGGCCCTCAGAACGCAGCCGACGCGATGATGGTTGAGTTCGATACCCGCCGCAAAGCCGTGGTCGCAGCGCTCAATGAGCTGCCCAATGTCTCCTGCGTCATGCCCAAAGGAGCCTTTTATGCCTTCCCGAATGTGACGCAAACAGGCTTCAAGGCAAAAGAGCTGTCTTCCCGTCTGCTCGAAGAAGCAGGTGTTGCCACCATTGGCGGGCCAGACTTCGGCGTTTATGGCGAAGGCTATATCCGGCTTTCCTATGCCAACAGCCTTGAAAATATTCTCAAGGCCGTGGAGCGCATGGGCGCCTTTCTGGAAAAGAACCGCCCCTGA
- a CDS encoding LysR family transcriptional regulator, whose product MDFDWNAIRSFLRVAKTGTLSAAAADLGLSQPTVGRHISRLEDNLGLRLFDHNQQGFELTQAGEQLLEAANNMALSAADLQRRASAANPARESVRLTIEVRPWSLRLASRHIERLTPSMPQAEDTPPVNFTFLSQDEYLSISRLEADLAIRNKVPKQGNLISVKLGYLTYRIFGSQDYCKAHPDAFDPASWQQQDWVGFGQTRPHSSSNKAIASILEGKSPRFIANQQEGLIDMIKKGYAMGILPAWIGHEEGFVQLSDTIYHPQEAWLIYHPNLKAHPIKRHVKDQLQALVSETLARYYNEADKANHIGC is encoded by the coding sequence ATGGATTTTGACTGGAACGCCATCCGAAGCTTTTTGCGCGTTGCAAAAACGGGCACCCTCAGCGCAGCCGCCGCCGATCTGGGGCTCTCGCAGCCAACGGTGGGGCGGCATATCTCTCGCCTTGAGGACAATTTGGGCCTTCGCCTGTTCGACCATAACCAGCAGGGTTTTGAATTGACCCAGGCCGGCGAGCAATTGCTCGAAGCTGCCAACAATATGGCCCTGTCTGCGGCAGACCTGCAGCGCCGCGCCAGTGCAGCCAATCCGGCCCGCGAATCCGTTCGCCTGACGATCGAGGTGCGGCCATGGTCCCTGCGGCTAGCATCAAGACATATCGAGCGCCTGACACCGTCGATGCCTCAGGCGGAAGACACGCCGCCCGTCAATTTCACCTTCCTGTCTCAGGATGAATATCTCAGCATATCGCGCCTGGAGGCCGATCTTGCCATTCGCAACAAGGTGCCCAAGCAGGGCAACCTCATTTCGGTCAAACTGGGCTATCTCACTTATCGCATTTTCGGCTCGCAGGACTATTGCAAGGCCCATCCAGATGCCTTTGATCCGGCCAGCTGGCAGCAGCAGGATTGGGTCGGCTTTGGCCAAACCCGCCCTCATTCCAGTTCAAACAAGGCAATCGCCTCGATACTTGAGGGCAAGTCTCCGCGCTTTATCGCCAATCAGCAGGAAGGCCTCATCGACATGATCAAGAAGGGCTATGCCATGGGCATCCTTCCTGCCTGGATTGGCCATGAGGAAGGCTTTGTCCAATTGAGCGATACGATTTATCACCCGCAGGAGGCCTGGCTTATCTATCACCCGAACCTTAAGGCCCACCCGATCAAGCGCCATGTAAAGGATCAGCTTCAGGCCTTGGTTTCAGAAACCTTGGCCCGCTATTATAACGAAGCCGACAAGGCAAACCATATAGGGTGCTAA